The DNA segment CCCTTTGAGTTTTATTTTAGTTCCAGTTTGAGTTTCGGGAGCAACTTTCACTTTTACTTGTCCATCAAATGTGTCAACTACAACCTCTCCACCTAGAAGAGCTGTGTATAAATCTAAATCGTGAGTACTGTAAAGATTGCTTTTGTCACGTTTGAATTTCGGATCATTGGCAATATTAAATGTAATGTATAAATCTCCGTTTGGTCCACCATTGGCGCCGGGCGATCCGTGATTGGGAATTTTTATAATTTGACCATTTTCAACTCCTGCAGGAATCGTAATTCGGATGTTTTTGCCATTTACGGTCAAGGTTTGTTTGTGAGTTGTAAAAGCTGATTTTAAATCCAATTGAAATTCGGCATTTAAATCCTGACCTCGGTATTTGGCGCTTTGACGACGTCCGCCGCCTTGTCCGCCATACATCGAATTGAAGAAATCTGAAAAATCTCCTGCATCAGAGAAATCTCCTCCAAAACCACCGCCGGCAAATCCGCCAGATTGCTGTTGTTGTCCGCCGCTGCGTGGACGTCCACCAGCTTTTTCAAATTCATCAGCGTGCTGCCAATCTTTTCCGTATTTGTCGTATTTCTTGCGATTCTCGACATTGCTCAAAACTTCGTTCGCCTCGTTGATCGATTTGAATTTCGCTTCGGCAGTTTTATCATTCGGATTTAAATCTGGATGGTATTTTCTCGCAAGTTTTCGGTAGGCCTTTTTGATTTCTGCTTCGGTAGCAGATTTTTGTATTTCGAGTATTTTGTAATAGTCTATGAAGTGCATAAATAGTTTTTGTTAGGATTGCTGGTTATTTCTGTTGCAAACTTGAAGAAGTGTAATACTTTGTACTAGTATTTCGTCAATAAAATATTTTTTACGAAAGTGAAATATGAATTTTAGATATATTCAGTAAAAGTTCAAAACGATTTTAATTGAAATCTTTAATACAATATGAAATTACGAATTTTGCACTAAACACTACAATATAGGGCTACAAATAAATCGAATTTGTAAGTTAAACTATGGTGAACATAATATTGAACTGTTGAAAATTTTATTCCGCTATTCTCTTCTTTAAATCCATTCTCTCGTGTAATATTCTGGTTATTTCAACAAAACTTTCGTTTTGAACTCTATAAAATATAACATGCTGATTTACCTTCATTCCAAGCAATTGATTCGATATTCCATCATAGTTTTTTCCTATTTCTGGGTTTTTGGCAATTTTTTGACAATGAGAAATAAGTTCTTGGTAATACTTGTCAGCTTGACTTTCCGACCATACTTCAAAACTATAATCCCAAATAGTTGATAAATCCTCGATAGCTTTGTTTGTTAATATATAATTAGCCATTTGAGTGCTTTTTCGCTTTGAGAGATGCAAGATGTTCATCTGGGTCAAAGTCTAGTGCTACTCCGCTATCAATTCCTTCTTGAATGGCACTTTTTAAGACGGTTATT comes from the Flavobacterium ardleyense genome and includes:
- a CDS encoding J domain-containing protein produces the protein MHFIDYYKILEIQKSATEAEIKKAYRKLARKYHPDLNPNDKTAEAKFKSINEANEVLSNVENRKKYDKYGKDWQHADEFEKAGGRPRSGGQQQQSGGFAGGGFGGDFSDAGDFSDFFNSMYGGQGGGRRQSAKYRGQDLNAEFQLDLKSAFTTHKQTLTVNGKNIRITIPAGVENGQIIKIPNHGSPGANGGPNGDLYITFNIANDPKFKRDKSNLYSTHDLDLYTALLGGEVVVDTFDGQVKVKVAPETQTGTKIKLKGKGFPVYKKADQFGDLYVTFNVKLPTNLSDKQKELFREISKL
- a CDS encoding type II toxin-antitoxin system RelE/ParE family toxin, translated to MANYILTNKAIEDLSTIWDYSFEVWSESQADKYYQELISHCQKIAKNPEIGKNYDGISNQLLGMKVNQHVIFYRVQNESFVEITRILHERMDLKKRIAE